The proteins below come from a single Aegilops tauschii subsp. strangulata cultivar AL8/78 chromosome 6, Aet v6.0, whole genome shotgun sequence genomic window:
- the LOC109781445 gene encoding uncharacterized protein, with amino-acid sequence MRRFNPFGGKVQTGLEGRTIDVRNVKITVRNAIAQGGFSCVYLACDALHSSKQYALKHIICNDSESLDLVMKEIQVMNLLKGHANVVTLVAHDVFDMGRTKEALLVMEFCEKSLVSAMESRGTGYYEEKKALLIFRDVCNAVFAMHGQSPPIAHRDLKAENVLLGLDGAWKLCDFGSTSTNHKCFDKPEDRGIEEDIIRKHTTPAYRAPEMWDLYRREVISEKVDIWALGCLLYRICYFKSAFDGESKLQVLNGNYRIPEQPKYSTSVTGLIKDMLEASPNARPDITQVWFRVNELLPLELQKSLPDGASAAISMGLQDDGAYKRTHVMPKRNPPAPPREQSDNSSSHGSANAGDAPLGAFWVTQHAQGSQVADNRNPLFDEEPIKPSPSSKYNQSRVDISTTTPGDRHGHSGQALRNTTSNTVSSNGLKGGSDINLFMEPQGYVKNKASQPQSKTISGNDPFNSFVTDFDANNLHSGTTATGKTSELEAEVSNLKEQLKKTTSEKAEMTAKYEKLSAICRSQRQEIQELKRTVAETTPPPSSKVSSRTPELGSQRKERIEGTVWELEQGMLSGNSSAPSSEAKTWQSFPEAKAQTRPKVDHATNGRQNLTRNTNAGPSPDAWGFGTSSGSNATATQMNRTNAQGSSSQRLSMGAAKKVDQPSGWAGF; translated from the exons ATGCGGAGGTTCAATCCCTTTGGGGGGAAAGTACAGACTGGATTGGAAGGCCGCACCATTGATGTAAGGAATGTGAAGATAACAGTACGCAATGCCATTGCACAAGGAGGTTTCTCTTGTGTGTATCTCGCATGTGACGCGTTGCACTCATCAAAGCAGTATGCATTGAAGCATATCATTTGCAATGACTCGGAATCGCTCGATCTTGTCATGAAGGAGATCCAGGTGATGAATCTCCTCAAAGGGCATGCCAATGTCGTCACACTGGTTGCACATGATGTTTTTGACATGGGCCGCACAAAGGAGGCATTGCTTGTGATGGAGTTTTGCGAGAAGTCCTTGGTGAGTGCGATGGAGAGCAGAGGTACTGGTTACTATGAGGAAAAGAAGGCGCTTTTGATATTCAGAGATGTCTGCAACGCGGTTTTTGCTATGCATGGGCAGTCACCACCAATTGCGCATAG GGATCTTAAAGCCGAAAATGTACTTCTTGGATTAGATGGTGCATGGAAACTATGTGACTTTGGAAGCACGTCAACAAATCATAAATGCTTTGACAAGCCAGAAGATAGGGGGATTGAGGAAGATATCATTAGGAAGCATACGACCCCGGCATATAGAGCACCTGAG ATGTGGGATCTCTACAGAAGAGAAGTTATTAGTGAGAAAGTTGATATTTGG GCCCTGGGATGTCTTCTCTATAGAATATGCTACTTCAAATCCGCGTTTGATGGAGAGTCGAAGCTGCAAGTCCTTAATGGCAATTATCGCATTCCAGAACAACCTAAGTACAGCACCAGTGTCACAGGGCTGATCAAAGATATGCTGGAAGCATCTCCAAATGCCAGACCAGATATCACACAG GTCTGGTTTCGTGTTAACGAACTACTGCCTCTTGAGTTACAGAAGAGTTTACCTGATGGGGCTTCAGCGGCAATTTCTATGGGCTTGCAGGACGATG GTGCTTATAAAAGAACACATGTGATGCCTAAAAGGAACCCTCCTGCACCTCCAAGAGAACAATCTGATAACTCATCATCTCATGGAAGTGCAAACGCCGGAGATGCACCTCTAGGTGCATTTTGGGTGACCCAACATGCACAGGGTTCTCAAGTTGCTGATAATAGGAATCCCTTGTTTGACGAGGAGCCAATTAAACCATCACCTTCATCAAAGTATAACCAAAGTAGGGTGGATATCAGCACCACTACCCCTGGAGATAGGCATGGTCATTCTGGTCAGGCTTTGcgaaatacaacaagtaacactGTATCCAGTAATGGACTTAAGGGTGGTTCGGACATAAATCTTTTCATGGAACCACAAGGTTATGTGAAAAATAAAGCATCACAGCCACAAAGCAAGACTATATCTGGGAACGACCCCTTCAACAGTTTTGTCACAGATTTTGATGCAAACAATCTGCACTCAGGGACTACTGCTACTGGTAAGACATCTGAGCTTGAAGCTGAAGTGTCCAATCTGAAGGAGCAGTTGAAGAAAACCACGTCGGAGAAGGCTGAGATGACAGCCAAGTATGAAAAGCTGTCGGCAATCTGCCGCTCCCAGCGCCAAGAAATTCAAGAGTTGAAGCGCACTGTTGCTGAGACTACACCACCGCCTTCAAGTAAAGTCAGCTCAAGGACGCCAGAACTTggatcccag CGGAAGGAGAGGATTGAAGGAACGGTGTGGGAACTTGAGCAAGGAATGCTCTCAGGCAACTCCTCGGCACCCAGCTCTGAGGCCAAGACATGGCAGTCATTCCCTGAGGCAAAAGCTCAGACCAGGCCAAAGGTTGACCATGCAACCAATGGGAGGCAAAACCTAACACGGAACACGAATGCAGGGCCTTCCCCTGATGCGTGGGGTTTCGGCACATCATCGGGTAGCAATGCGACAGCAACACAGATGAACAGAACGAATGCCCAGGGGAGTTCCTCCCAGAGATTGAGCATGGGGGCAGCGAAGAAAGTAGATCAGCCATCAGGATGGGCCGGATTCTAG